A genome region from Gammaproteobacteria bacterium includes the following:
- a CDS encoding response regulator, protein MRTIRIVLADDHAVLRAGLKSLLSAEPDLEVVGEAGDGAMCVDLVADLEPDVVVMDLNMPTCSGLEALPMIRDRAPNAKVLALTMHDDAGYLRSVLELGGSGFLLKQSAPEELLTAIRAVNDGGVYISPRHTRQLLEDGLDTEKQGDQKHGRYASLSDRETEIFKLIALGHSNTEIAAMLFLSVKTVETYKARMMRKLDLDSRAALVRLALELDILQ, encoded by the coding sequence GTGAGGACGATCCGTATCGTCCTCGCTGACGACCACGCGGTTCTTCGGGCCGGTTTGAAGTCTCTTCTCAGCGCAGAGCCGGATCTCGAGGTCGTAGGGGAGGCGGGCGATGGTGCGATGTGCGTCGATCTGGTCGCAGATCTCGAGCCGGATGTCGTCGTCATGGATCTCAACATGCCAACCTGCAGTGGTTTGGAAGCACTCCCGATGATCCGAGATCGCGCCCCCAATGCCAAGGTCTTGGCCCTCACCATGCATGACGACGCCGGATACCTTCGAAGTGTGCTGGAGCTTGGCGGTTCCGGGTTTCTCCTCAAACAATCTGCGCCAGAGGAATTGCTCACGGCAATCAGAGCTGTCAATGACGGTGGCGTGTACATCAGCCCGCGGCACACTCGCCAGCTACTCGAAGATGGTCTCGACACCGAGAAACAGGGCGACCAGAAGCATGGTCGATACGCTTCTCTCTCCGACAGGGAGACTGAGATCTTCAAACTGATTGCCCTCGGACACTCCAATACCGAGATCGCCGCCATGCTCTTCCTCAGCGTCAAGACTGTCGAGACGTACAAAGCGCGCATGATGCGCAAGCTGGATCTCGACAGTCGGGCCGCACTCGTCCGCCTCGCCCTGGAACTCGACATTCTCCAGTGA
- a CDS encoding 4Fe-4S dicluster domain-containing protein, protein MPELLTQESALVRMRRDIERALEKPVDQRHWVMVIDLRKCVGCHACTVSCVAENKLPPGVVYRPVLETEIGTFPNVTRQFMPRPCMQCEEPPCVEVCPVNATWKREDGITEIDYEQCIGCRYCITACPYSARTFDTGHTYTEGSPQEMEYELLPNFEYGKEWPRTDGSPVGNVRKCTFCLHRLEEGLLPACVTTCIGTANYFGDINDPDSLVAEMAALPNTIRLKEELGTKPSVYYLV, encoded by the coding sequence ATGCCTGAGCTACTCACGCAGGAGAGCGCGCTCGTTCGGATGCGCAGAGACATCGAACGGGCCCTCGAGAAGCCAGTCGATCAACGCCACTGGGTGATGGTGATCGACCTCCGCAAGTGTGTCGGCTGTCATGCCTGCACCGTCAGCTGTGTCGCCGAGAACAAACTGCCACCCGGTGTCGTGTACCGCCCGGTCCTGGAGACCGAGATCGGCACATTCCCCAACGTGACTCGCCAGTTCATGCCGCGGCCGTGCATGCAATGTGAAGAGCCGCCGTGCGTCGAGGTTTGCCCGGTCAACGCCACATGGAAGCGCGAAGACGGGATCACCGAGATCGACTACGAGCAGTGCATCGGATGCCGTTACTGCATCACTGCATGCCCCTATTCGGCCCGCACGTTCGACACCGGCCACACCTACACCGAAGGTTCTCCGCAAGAGATGGAGTACGAGCTGCTGCCGAACTTCGAGTACGGCAAGGAGTGGCCCCGCACCGACGGCTCACCGGTCGGCAACGTCCGGAAGTGCACGTTCTGTCTCCATCGGCTGGAAGAAGGACTGCTTCCTGCCTGCGTCACAACATGCATTGGCACAGCGAACTACTTCGGCGACATCAACGACCCTGACTCCCTCGTCGCCGAGATGGCAGCCCTGCCGAACACCATCCGACTCAAAGAAGAGCTGGGTACGAAACCATCCGTCTACTACCTGGTGTGA